From the Theobroma cacao cultivar B97-61/B2 chromosome 2, Criollo_cocoa_genome_V2, whole genome shotgun sequence genome, one window contains:
- the LOC18606999 gene encoding pentatricopeptide repeat-containing protein At4g20090: MLTLYPTMTKLLTNSICSCRCLSSFPSKVSRAQPTPLSDQLFNSAPQSGSFRLGDSTCYSLIHHYAHKVDFASLHDVLCRMKLQNRVFIEKYFLLIFKAYGRAHLPEKAVDLFHRMPHEFHCKPTVKSFNSVLNVIIQEGFYHRAFDFYNCSVSAKNTNISPNVLTFNLLLKAMCKLGWVDRAIEVFREMPLRKCAPDVYTYCTLMDGLCKEDRIDEAVSLLDEMQTEGCFPTPVTFNVLINGLCKKGDLARAAKLVDNMFLKGCLPNQVTYNTLIHGLCLKGKLDKAVILLDRMVSSNCIPNDITYGTIVNGLVKQGRVEDAVMLVVSMEERGYGVNEYVYSALISGLFKGGKSEEAMKRWTEMMEKGYKPNTVVYSSLIDGLCREGKPNEAEEVLSEMIEKGCIPNAYTYSSLMKGFFKTGNCHKAVQVWKDMAEHKCIHSQVCYSVLIHGLCEDGNISEAMMAWRHMLDKGCKPDAVAYSSMIQGLCNAGSLEEALKLFNEMLYQEAESQPDVITYNILFNALCNQKSISHAIDLLNSMLDQACDPDIATCNIFLRTLREKVDPPQDGREFLDELVIRLFKRQRVFGASKIVQVMLQKFLPPKASTWARVVEELCKPKKIQAAIDKCWRNIYC, from the coding sequence ATGCTCACACTGTACCCCACGATGACAAAGCTCCTTACCAACTCAATCTGCAGTTGCAGGTGCCTCTCTTCATTCCCTAGTAAGGTTTCCCGAGCCCAGCCCACCCCTCTGTCTGATCAACTTTTCAACTCCGCTCCCCAATCCGGTTCTTTCAGATTGGGCGATTCCACTTGCTATTCCCTCATTCACCATTATGCCCACAAGGTTGATTTTGCTTCTTTACACGATGTTTTATGCCGGATGAAGCTCCAAAACCGAGTTTTTATTGAGAAGTACTTCCTACTCATCTTCAAGGCCTATGGGAGAGCCCATTTACCGGAGAAAGCTGTAGACTTGTTCCATAGGATGCCTCATGAATTTCATTGCAAACCCACTGTTAAGTCCTTTAATTCTGTTCTCAATGTCATTATACAAGAGGGTTTTTATCATCGTGCTTTCGACTTTTATAATTGCTCTGTTAGTGCCAAGAATACCAATATTTCTCCAAATGTGCTTACTTTTAATCTGCTTCTTAAGGCCATGTGTAAGTTGGGATGGGTCGATCGTGCAATTGAGGTGTTCAGAGAAATGCCTCTTAGGAAGTGTGCGCCCGATGTCTATACTTACTGTACCTTGATGGATGGATTGTGCAAGGAGGACAGGATTGATGAGGCTGTTTCCTTGTTAGATGAGATGCAAACTGAGGGTTGCTTCCCTACCCCTGTTACCTTTAATGTATTAATTAATGGGTTATGCAAGAAGGGTGACTTAGCTCGAGCAGCAAAGCTAGTGGACAATATGTTTCTCAAAGGTTGTCTTCCTAACCAAGTCACTTATAATACACTCATTCATGGTTTGTGTCTGAAGGGAAAGTTGGATAAGGCGGTTATTCTTTTAGATCGCATGGTATCGAGTAATTGTATTCCTAATGACATCACATATGGAACCATCGTTAATGGGCTTGTTAAGCAAGGGAGGGTGGAGGATGCAGTTATGCTAGTGGTTTCTATGGAGGAAAGAGGGTATGGAGTGAATGAGTATGTTTACTCAGCCCTTATTAGCGGGTTGTTCAAGGGTGGTAAGTCTGAGGAGGCAATGAAACGATGGACAGAAATGATGGAAAAAGGATATAAACCAAACACTGTTGTTTACAGCTCTCTTATAGATGGCTTGTGCCGAGAAGGAAAGCCAAATGAAGCTGAGGAAGTTCTATCTGAAATGATAGAGAAGGGTTGCATCCCTAATGCTTATACGTATAGCTCCCTGATGAAGGGTTTCTTCAAGACGGGCAATTGCCACAAGGCAGTTCAGGTGTGGAAGGACATGGCAGAACATAAATGTATTCACAGCCAGGTTTGTTACAGTGTATTAATCCATGGCCTTTGTGAGGATGGGAATATCAGTGAAGCTATGATGGCATGGAGACACATGTTAGATAAAGGTTGTAAACCTGATGCAGTGGCTTACAGTTCAATGATTCAAGGCCTCTGCAATGCTGGCTCATTAGAAGAGGCTTTGAAACTTTTTAATGAGATGCTTTACCAGGAGGCTGAATCTCAACCAGATGTGATCACCTATAATATACTTTTTAACGCTTTATGCAACCAAAAAAGCATCTCCCATGCCATTGATCTCTTAAATAGCATGCTGGATCAGGCCTGTGATCCTGACATAGCAACATGCAATATATTTTTGAGAACTTTGAGAGAGAAGGTAGACCCTCCTCAAGATGGGAGGGAGTTTTTAGATGAGCTTGTTATCCGGCTATTTAAGAGGCAAAGAGTTTTTGGTGCTTCCAAAATTGTACAAGTGATGCTGCAGAAATTTTTGCCTCCAAAAGCATCTACTTGGGCAAGAGTTGTCGAAGAGCTCTGCAAacctaaaaaaattcaagctGCCATTGACAAGTGTTGGAGAAACATATACTGttaa
- the LOC18607000 gene encoding cationic amino acid transporter 5, protein MSSIGEQGDELQHRTYWRWGKDEFLPEESFQNWSTYRSALLQICFRFKDRLISRSDDASEIAELRKQSENDMKRCLTWWDLTWFGFGSVIGAGIFVLTGKEAHDHAGPAIVLSYVASGISAMLSVFCYTEFAVEIPVAGGSFAYLRIELGDFVAFITAGNILLESIVGSAAVARAWTSYFTTLLNRQPNSLRIHTNFRKGYNLLDPIAVAVLAISASIAMISTRKTSQLNWIATALNTVVILFVIIAGFAHANTSNLTPFLPEGVQGIFEAAAIVYFAYGGFDNIATMAEETKNPSRDIPLGLLGSMSIITVIYCLMALSLSMMQKYSDLDPDAAYSVAFQSVGMKWAKYLVALGALKGMTTVLLVGALGQARYTTHIARAHMIPPWFALVHPKTGTPIYATLLIAISSGLIAFFSSLDVLASLLSVSTLFIFMMMAVALLVRRYYVRDITPHINLQKLAIFLLIIITSSMGTSAYWGLRPNGWVGYIVTIPLWLLGTMGISIFLPQQRTPKVWGVPLVPWFPSLSIATNIFLMGSLGSEAFIRFGICTVVMLVYYILVGLHATYDMAHQQQKLEALKVKDEDEAGRA, encoded by the coding sequence ATGAGTTCCATAGGAGAACAAGGTGATGAGCTCCAACATAGAACCTACTGGAGATGGGGCAAAGATGAATTCTTACCAGAAGAATCATTCCAAAATTGGAGCACTTATCGATCAGCTCTATTGCAGATATGTTTCCGATTCAAGGACCGTCTTATAAGCCGCTCTGATGATGCCAGTGAGATAGCTGAACTTCGGAAACAAAGTGAGAATGACATGAAACGTTGCCTCACCTGGTGGGATCTTACCTGGTTTGGATTTGGGTCGGTTATTGGAGCAGGCATCTTTGTGCTCACTGGCAAAGAAGCTCACGATCATGCTGGACCAGCTATTGTCTTGTCGTATGTTGCCTCAGGTATTTCGGCAATGCTTTCTGTATTCTGCTATACAGAGTTTGCAGTAGAGATCCCAGTGGCAGGCGGATCATTTGCTTATCTAAGAATTGAATTAGGAGATTTTGTGGCATTCATCACAGCTGGAAACATACTTCTTGAAAGCATTGTTGGAAGTGCAGCAGTTGCCAGAGCATGGACTTCTTACTTCACAACTCTCCTGAACCGTCAACCAAACTCACTACGTATCCATACAAATTTCAGAAAGGGATATAATCTCTTAGACCCCATTGCAGTTGCAGTTTTGGCAATTTCTGCAAGCATTGCAATGATCAGCACAAGGAAAACTTCACAATTAAATTGGATAGCAACTGCACTGAATACTGTCGTAATCTTGTTTGTGATAATTGCAGGGTTTGCTCATGCCAACACATCAAATTTGACACCCTTTTTGCCTGAAGGAGTCCAAGGGATCTTTGAAGCAGCTGCTATTGTTTACTTTGCTTATGGTGGATTTGATAACATTGCCACCATGgctgaagaaacaaaaaacccATCAAGAGACATACCTTTAGGATTACTTGGATCAATGTCAATCATCACTGTTATATATTGCTTGATGGCACTCTCCCTAAGTATGATGCAAAAATACAGCGATTTAGATCCAGATGCTGCTTATTCTGTGGCATTTCAGAGTGTAGGAATGAAATGGGCGAAGTACCTAGTAGCTCTTGGTGCCCTTAAGGGGATGACCACTGTCCTTCTGGTAGGGGCACTTGGACAGGCACGATATACTACTCATATTGCACGAGCACACATGATCCCACCATGGTTTGCACTTGTCCATCCAAAAACTGGAACTCCAATATATGCCACGCTTCTGATAGCTATTTCAAGTGGTCTCATTGCCTTCTTTTCAAGCTTGGATGTCTTGGCAAGCTTGCTATCTGTGAGCACTCTATTTATATTCATGATGATGGCTGTAGCACTTCTTGTGAGGAGATACTATGTGAGGGACATCACACCACATATAAACCTCCAGAAGCTTGCAATATTCCTGCTGATAATTATTACTTCCTCAATGGGAACTTCAGCCTACTGGGGACTAAGGCCTAATGGATGGGTGGGATACATTGTAACAATTCCCCTTTGGTTGCTCGGGACTATGGGGATATCAATATTTCTGCCCCAGCAGAGGACACCAAAAGTTTGGGGGGTTCCACTGGTTCCATGGTTTCCATCATTGTCAATTGCAACAAATATCTTCCTGATGGGGTCTTTGGGATCTGAGGCTTTTATAAGGTTTGGAATCTGTACAGTAGTAATGCTGGTTTACTACATTCTTGTTGGTCTCCATGCAACTTATGATATGGCCCATCAACAACAAAAGCTAGAGGCCCTGAAGGTTAAGGACGAAGATGAAGCAGGGAGAGCATAG
- the LOC18607001 gene encoding phosphatidate cytidylyltransferase, mitochondrial isoform X2, with product MDDEKKAHLLSFLKVIPPVDFCCVYGSALHSTNHDKSTMVDFILGVSDPLQWHSENITRHGWCFLITEVADDIGVGVHFNPFVTWKNKMLKYGVVRMHDLVQDILNWERFYLSGRLQKPVNMLMDNLDIENVNSVNLRAAVSAALLLLPPKFTEEDLYAKICSLSYMGDLRMLFAEDRNKVKKIVQGQFDLFQSMYKPFLEEYEGKGFLRFSSSENHHAHISQDCGLTVARSHVSSLPPTIRSQMWIKLGTKKVISESGQVLHEVVIGSREEAAKCMQKVLRRTVMVSSARQALSGLLTVGGIKAARYVTNKMEKAWRSWT from the exons ATGGATGATGAAAAGAAAGCTCATCTCTTGAGCTTTCTCAAAGTTATTCCTCCGGTAGACTTCTGCTGTGTCTACGGCTCAGCACTCCATTCAACCAACCATGACAAG TCAACCATGGTAGATTTCATACTCGGCGTGTCTGATCCCCTGCAATGGCATTCTGAG AACATTACGCGTCATGGATGGTGTTTCTTG ATTACTGAAGTTGCAGACGATATAGGAGTAGGAGTACACTTTAACCCGTTTGTTACTTGGAAAAACAAG ATGTTGAAATATGGAGTTGTTCGAATGCATGACTTGGTTCAGGACATATTAAACTGGGAGAGGTTCTACTTGAGTGGTCGTTTACAAAAACCG GTAAATATGCTCATGGATAATTTGGACATTGAAAATGTAAACTCTGTTAATTTGCGAGCTGCAGTGTCTGCTGCTCTGCTCCTCTTGCCACCCAAATTCACAGAG GAAGACCTTTATGCCAAAATATGTAGCCTGTCATATATGGGTGACTTGCGTATGCTTTTTGCAGAAGACCGAAATAAG GTGAAGAAGATTGTACAAGGGCAGTTTGATTTATTCCAGTCCATGTATAAGCCATTTCTTGAAGAGTATGAAGGCAAAGGCTTCTTGAGATTCTCATCATCTGAAAATCACCATGCACATATATCTCAG GATTGTGGCTTAACAGTAGCTCGCTCACATGTGTCTTCTCTTCCTCCAACTATTAGAAGTCAAATGTGGATAAAGCTAGGAACGAAGAAAGTAATTAGTGAATCTG GTCAGGTGTTGCATGAAGTTGTTATTGGGTCAAGAGAAGAGGCTGCAAAATGCATGCAGAAGGTTTTGAGGCGAACAGTCATGGTTTCAAGTGCAAGGCAAGCACTATCTGGTCTACTGACTGTTGGTGGTATTAAAGCTGCTAGATATGTCACCAATAAAATGGAGAAGGCTTGGAGATCATGGACATGA
- the LOC18607001 gene encoding phosphatidate cytidylyltransferase, mitochondrial isoform X1 has product MDDEKKAHLLSFLKVIPPVDFCCVYGSALHSTNHDKSTMVDFILGVSDPLQWHSENLKMNAEHYASWMVFLGGAKLITEVADDIGVGVHFNPFVTWKNKMLKYGVVRMHDLVQDILNWERFYLSGRLQKPVNMLMDNLDIENVNSVNLRAAVSAALLLLPPKFTEEDLYAKICSLSYMGDLRMLFAEDRNKVKKIVQGQFDLFQSMYKPFLEEYEGKGFLRFSSSENHHAHISQDCGLTVARSHVSSLPPTIRSQMWIKLGTKKVISESGQVLHEVVIGSREEAAKCMQKVLRRTVMVSSARQALSGLLTVGGIKAARYVTNKMEKAWRSWT; this is encoded by the exons ATGGATGATGAAAAGAAAGCTCATCTCTTGAGCTTTCTCAAAGTTATTCCTCCGGTAGACTTCTGCTGTGTCTACGGCTCAGCACTCCATTCAACCAACCATGACAAG TCAACCATGGTAGATTTCATACTCGGCGTGTCTGATCCCCTGCAATGGCATTCTGAG AATCTAAAAATGAATGCAGAACATTACGCGTCATGGATGGTGTTTCTTGGTGGGGCAAAACTG ATTACTGAAGTTGCAGACGATATAGGAGTAGGAGTACACTTTAACCCGTTTGTTACTTGGAAAAACAAG ATGTTGAAATATGGAGTTGTTCGAATGCATGACTTGGTTCAGGACATATTAAACTGGGAGAGGTTCTACTTGAGTGGTCGTTTACAAAAACCG GTAAATATGCTCATGGATAATTTGGACATTGAAAATGTAAACTCTGTTAATTTGCGAGCTGCAGTGTCTGCTGCTCTGCTCCTCTTGCCACCCAAATTCACAGAG GAAGACCTTTATGCCAAAATATGTAGCCTGTCATATATGGGTGACTTGCGTATGCTTTTTGCAGAAGACCGAAATAAG GTGAAGAAGATTGTACAAGGGCAGTTTGATTTATTCCAGTCCATGTATAAGCCATTTCTTGAAGAGTATGAAGGCAAAGGCTTCTTGAGATTCTCATCATCTGAAAATCACCATGCACATATATCTCAG GATTGTGGCTTAACAGTAGCTCGCTCACATGTGTCTTCTCTTCCTCCAACTATTAGAAGTCAAATGTGGATAAAGCTAGGAACGAAGAAAGTAATTAGTGAATCTG GTCAGGTGTTGCATGAAGTTGTTATTGGGTCAAGAGAAGAGGCTGCAAAATGCATGCAGAAGGTTTTGAGGCGAACAGTCATGGTTTCAAGTGCAAGGCAAGCACTATCTGGTCTACTGACTGTTGGTGGTATTAAAGCTGCTAGATATGTCACCAATAAAATGGAGAAGGCTTGGAGATCATGGACATGA
- the LOC18607001 gene encoding phosphatidate cytidylyltransferase, mitochondrial isoform X3, translated as MQNITRHGWCFLITEVADDIGVGVHFNPFVTWKNKMLKYGVVRMHDLVQDILNWERFYLSGRLQKPVNMLMDNLDIENVNSVNLRAAVSAALLLLPPKFTEEDLYAKICSLSYMGDLRMLFAEDRNKVKKIVQGQFDLFQSMYKPFLEEYEGKGFLRFSSSENHHAHISQDCGLTVARSHVSSLPPTIRSQMWIKLGTKKVISESGQVLHEVVIGSREEAAKCMQKVLRRTVMVSSARQALSGLLTVGGIKAARYVTNKMEKAWRSWT; from the exons ATGCAGAACATTACGCGTCATGGATGGTGTTTCTTG ATTACTGAAGTTGCAGACGATATAGGAGTAGGAGTACACTTTAACCCGTTTGTTACTTGGAAAAACAAG ATGTTGAAATATGGAGTTGTTCGAATGCATGACTTGGTTCAGGACATATTAAACTGGGAGAGGTTCTACTTGAGTGGTCGTTTACAAAAACCG GTAAATATGCTCATGGATAATTTGGACATTGAAAATGTAAACTCTGTTAATTTGCGAGCTGCAGTGTCTGCTGCTCTGCTCCTCTTGCCACCCAAATTCACAGAG GAAGACCTTTATGCCAAAATATGTAGCCTGTCATATATGGGTGACTTGCGTATGCTTTTTGCAGAAGACCGAAATAAG GTGAAGAAGATTGTACAAGGGCAGTTTGATTTATTCCAGTCCATGTATAAGCCATTTCTTGAAGAGTATGAAGGCAAAGGCTTCTTGAGATTCTCATCATCTGAAAATCACCATGCACATATATCTCAG GATTGTGGCTTAACAGTAGCTCGCTCACATGTGTCTTCTCTTCCTCCAACTATTAGAAGTCAAATGTGGATAAAGCTAGGAACGAAGAAAGTAATTAGTGAATCTG GTCAGGTGTTGCATGAAGTTGTTATTGGGTCAAGAGAAGAGGCTGCAAAATGCATGCAGAAGGTTTTGAGGCGAACAGTCATGGTTTCAAGTGCAAGGCAAGCACTATCTGGTCTACTGACTGTTGGTGGTATTAAAGCTGCTAGATATGTCACCAATAAAATGGAGAAGGCTTGGAGATCATGGACATGA
- the LOC18607002 gene encoding haloacid dehalogenase-like hydrolase domain-containing protein 3 isoform X1 produces MSLLSRLRCITVDVTGTLIAYKGELGDYYCMAAKAVGLPCPDYKSVHEGFKFAYTEMAKKYPCFGFAAKMPNIVWWKTCVKDSFVRAGYDYDEETFEKIFRRIYASFGSSAPYTVFPDSQPFLRWAREKGLKVGIISNAEYRYQDVILPALGLNQGSEWDFGVFSGLEGVEKPDPRIYKIALERAGNIAPEETLHIGDSMRKDYVPAKSVGMKALLLDRFKTPDAVEWRKSGAIVLPDLVAVQELLSSGKLTC; encoded by the exons ATGTCCCTATTATCCAGGTTACGCTGTATCACTGTGGATGTTACTGGTACTCTCATAGCTTACAAAGGGGAGCTTGGTGACTACTATTGCATGGCAGCTAAAGCTGTTGGACTGCCATGCCCTGACTATAAAAGTGTGCATGAAGGTTTCAAGTTTGCATATACAGAGATGGCAAAGAAGTATCCGTGTTTTGGGTTTGCAGCAAAAATGCCAAATATTGTATGGTGGAAAACTTGTGTTAAGGATTCATTTGTCAGG GCAGGGTATGATTATGATGAGGAGACATTTGAGAAGATATTTAGACGCATATATGCTTCCTTTGGCTCATCTGCACCATATACAGTTTTTCCAGACTCCCAACCCTTCCTAAGATGGGCTCGTGAAAAGGGTCTTAAAGTGGGGATTATAAGCAATGCAGAATATCGTTACCAGGATGTGATTCTTCCAGCCTTGGGTTTGAACCAG GGATCCGAGTGGGACTTTGGTGTGTTCTCTGGTCTTGAAGGTGTAGAAAAACCAGACCCAAGGATTTATAAGATTGCTCTTGAAAGGGCTGGAAATATTGCACCAGAAGAGACTTTACACATTGGTGACAGCATGCGCAAAGACTATGTCCCAGCAAAGAGTGTGGGAATGAAAGCATTGCTATTGGATAGGTTCAAAACCCCTGATGCTGTGGAGTGGAGAAAATCTGGCGCTATTGTTCTTCCTGACTTGGTGGCAGTGCAGGAATTGCTTTCTTCAGGGAAGTTAACTTGTTAA
- the LOC18607002 gene encoding haloacid dehalogenase-like hydrolase domain-containing protein 3 isoform X2: MAAKAVGLPCPDYKSVHEGFKFAYTEMAKKYPCFGFAAKMPNIVWWKTCVKDSFVRAGYDYDEETFEKIFRRIYASFGSSAPYTVFPDSQPFLRWAREKGLKVGIISNAEYRYQDVILPALGLNQGSEWDFGVFSGLEGVEKPDPRIYKIALERAGNIAPEETLHIGDSMRKDYVPAKSVGMKALLLDRFKTPDAVEWRKSGAIVLPDLVAVQELLSSGKLTC, translated from the exons ATGGCAGCTAAAGCTGTTGGACTGCCATGCCCTGACTATAAAAGTGTGCATGAAGGTTTCAAGTTTGCATATACAGAGATGGCAAAGAAGTATCCGTGTTTTGGGTTTGCAGCAAAAATGCCAAATATTGTATGGTGGAAAACTTGTGTTAAGGATTCATTTGTCAGG GCAGGGTATGATTATGATGAGGAGACATTTGAGAAGATATTTAGACGCATATATGCTTCCTTTGGCTCATCTGCACCATATACAGTTTTTCCAGACTCCCAACCCTTCCTAAGATGGGCTCGTGAAAAGGGTCTTAAAGTGGGGATTATAAGCAATGCAGAATATCGTTACCAGGATGTGATTCTTCCAGCCTTGGGTTTGAACCAG GGATCCGAGTGGGACTTTGGTGTGTTCTCTGGTCTTGAAGGTGTAGAAAAACCAGACCCAAGGATTTATAAGATTGCTCTTGAAAGGGCTGGAAATATTGCACCAGAAGAGACTTTACACATTGGTGACAGCATGCGCAAAGACTATGTCCCAGCAAAGAGTGTGGGAATGAAAGCATTGCTATTGGATAGGTTCAAAACCCCTGATGCTGTGGAGTGGAGAAAATCTGGCGCTATTGTTCTTCCTGACTTGGTGGCAGTGCAGGAATTGCTTTCTTCAGGGAAGTTAACTTGTTAA
- the LOC18607003 gene encoding proteasome subunit alpha type-4 — protein sequence MSRRYDSRTTIFSPEGRLYQVEYAMEAIGNAGTAIGILSKDGVVLVGEKKVTSKLLQTSTSTEKMYKVDDHVACAVAGIMSDANILINTARVQAQRYTYAYQEPMPVEQLVQSLCDTKQGYTQFGGLRPFGVSFLFAGWDKNFGFQLYMSDPSGNYGGWKAAAIGANNQAAQSMLKQDYKDDITREEAVQLALKVLSKTMDSTSLTSEKLELAEVFLLPSGKVKYQVCSPDSLSNLLVKFGVTQPAAEAS from the coding sequence ATGTCTCGAAGATATGATAGCCGCACAACGATCTTCTCCCCTGAAGGTCGTCTTTACCAAGTTGAATATGCAATGGAGGCTATTGGCAATGCAGGAACCGCAATTGGGATACTGTCAAAAGATGGTGTAGTTCTAGTTGGTGAGAAGAAAGTCACCTCCAAGCTTCTACAAACATCGACATCAACTGAGAAGATGTACAAAGTTGATGATCATGTAGCATGTGCTGTGGCTGGAATAATGTCTGATGCTAATATACTCATCAATACAGCTAGGGTTCAAGCCCAACGCTATACTTATGCGTACCAAGAACCAATGCCAGTTGAACAGCTTGTCCAATCTCTCTGTGATACCAAACAAGGCTACACACAGTTTGGTGGGCTTCGTCCATTTggtgtttcttttctttttgcaggTTGGGATAAAAATTTTGGATTCCAGCTATACATGAGTGACCCAAGTGGAAATTATGGTGGTTGGAAGGCTGCTGCAATTGGGGCAAACAACCAGGCAGCACAGTCTATGCTTAAGCAGGACTACAAGGATGATATTACCAGAGAAGAGGCTGTCCAGCTCGCACTGAAGGTGCTCAGCAAGACAATGGATAGTACAAGTCTTACTTCAGAAAAACTTGAATTGGCTGAGGTCTTCCTCTTGCCTTCTGGAAAAGTGAAATACCAAGTATGCTCACCAGATTCCCTGAGCAATCTGCTTGTGAAGTTTGGAGTGACCCAACCTGCTGCCGAGGCCTCTTAA